CACGCCGATGCCCGCCCGTACGAGATCGACGAGCAGCCGGATCTGGGTGACATCGCAGGTGATCCGGCGCTCCAGGCCGCAGTGCGCGGCCAGCCGCCGTACCGCCGTCTCCAGGCCGGTGCCCGCCCGGAAGTCCACGAACGGCTCGTCGGCCAGGTCCTTGATCAGGGTGCGCCCGGCCGTCGCGAGCCGGTGGCCCGGCGCCGTGATCAGCACCAGGTCCTCCTGCCAGGACGCGAACGCCACGATGCCCTCCGGCAGTTCGGCGGCGTCCGGCGCGAGATAGGCGAGGTCCAGCTCGCCGGCGCGTACCCCCGCGACCAGCTCCGGAGTCGTCGCCTCGCGGAGCGAGATCTGCACCCCCGGCCACAGCCCGTGGAACGAGGCCAGTTCGGCGGCCAGGTCCACGCAGGTCAGCGTCTGGATCGTGCCGATCCGCACCCGCCCGGTGGCCAGCCCCGACACGGCGGCCACCGCGTCGCGTGCCGCGTCCGTCCCGGCCAGCACCGTACGGGCCGAGGGCAGCAGCGCCCGGCCCGCCTCGGTCAGGACCACCCGGCGGCCGGTCCGGTCGAACAGGTCGGCCCCCAGCTCCCGTTCGAGGTTGCGGACGGAGGTGCTCAGTGCGGACTGCACGATCAGTTCGGCGCGGGCGGCGGCGGTGAAACTGCCGTGCGTGATCACCGCCATGAAGTGGCGGAGCCGGCGAATCTCCATCCATCTACGGTAGCGATCACAGCCGGCGATTCCATCTGTTGGACCGAACGGGCTCGCGGGGTGAAGCTGGATACATGGCGCATATCCAGACTTCGACGCGTGTCCCCGCACTGTGGGCCGTGGCCTACGGGCCGCACCGGCCCGCGCCCGTCCGGATCCTCGCCCGCTGCCTGCTGCGGGTACGGGCCTTCGCCCGCGAACTGGCCCTCGCCGACCACGTGCCGTACGGCGGCTACTGACCGCGCGGCGGGCCCGTACCGGGTACGGGCCCGCGACACCGGTGCTCTACAGATACTTCTTGATCTCCCGCCGGGCCAGCGACCGCTGGTGCACCTCGTCCGGACCGTCGGCCAGCCGCAGCGTCCGCGCCGCCGCCCACAGTTCGGCCAGCGGGAAGTCCTGGCTGACCCCGCCCGCACCGTGCAGCTGCACCGCCTGGTCGAGGATGGAGACCACCGCGCGCGGGGTGGCGATCTTGATGGACTGGATCTCCGTGTGCGCACCGCGGTTGCCCACGGTGTCCATCAGCCAGGCCGTCTTCAGCACCAGCAGCCGCAGCTGCTCCACCGTGACCCGGGCGTCCGCGATCCAGTTCTGCACCACGCCCTGCTGGGCGAGCGGCTTGCCGAAGGCGTCCCGGGACACGGCCCGCCGGCACATCAGCTCGATGGCGCGCTCGGCCATCCCGATCAGCCGCATGCAGTGGTGGATGCGGCCCGGACCCAGCCGCGCCTGGGCGATGGCGAAGCCGCCGCCCTCCTCGCCGACCAGGTTCGTCGCGGGCACCCGCACGTTGTCGAAGACGACCTCGGCGTGACCGCCGTGGTAGTGGTCCTCGTAGCCGTACACCTTCATGGCACGCTTCACGGTCAGACCCGGGGTGTCGCGCGGGACGAGGATCTGCGACTGCTGGCGGCGGATGTCCTCGCCGTCCGGGTCGGTCTTGCCCATCACGATGAAGATCGCGCAGTCCGGGTTCATCGCCCCGGAGATATACCACTTGCGCCCGTTGATGACGTATTCATCGCCGTCCCGGGTGATGCGGGTCTCGATGTTCGTCGCGTCCGAAGAGGCGACCTCCGGCTCCGTCATCGCGAACGCGGACCGGATCTCCCCGGCCAGCAACGGCTCCAGCCACTGCTTCTTCTGCTCCTCGGTGCCGAACTGGGCCAGCACCTCCATGTTCCCGGTGTCCGGCGCCGCGCAGTTCAGCGCGGTCGGCGCCAACTGCGGGGAGCGGCCCAGGATCTCGGCCATCGGGGCGTACTGCAGGTTGGTCAGCCCGGCGCCGTACTCGGCGTCCGGCAGGAAGAGGTTCCACAGCCCCTGCCTGCGGGCCTCGGCCTTCAGGTCCTCCACGACCTGCGGGGTGTCCCACGGCGACGCGAGCTGCTCGCGCTGCTCGTCCGCGGTCTTCTCGGCCGGGTAGACGTGCTCGTCCATGAAGGTGAGCAGTTTGGCGCGCAGCTCTTCGGTGCGGGCGTCGAATGCGAAGTCCATGGGGTTGATCAGCCTTCCTGGAGGGTGGTGAGGCCGTGCTCGATGAAGACGGGGACGAGGTCGCCGATGCGGTCGAAGCCGCCGCCGACCGTCTGGCCCAGGGTGTAGCGGTAGTGGATGCCCTCCAGGATCACGGCGAGCTTGAACCAGGCGAACGCCGTGTACCAGGAGATGCCGGAGGTGTCCCGGCCGGAGCGGGCGGCGTAGCGCTCGATCAGTTCGGCGGGGGAGGGATGACCGGCCGCGCCGCTGGTGGTGGAGACCGGCGACTCGGGCAGGCCCAGGTCGGAGCTGTACATCACCAGCAGGCCGAGGTCGGTGAGCGGGTCGCCGAGCGTCGACATCTCCCAGTCGAGGACGGCCTTGATCTCGTCGTCGGACCCGATCAGCACGTTGTCCAGGCGGTAGTCGCCGTGGATGACGGTCGGGGCGGGGGAGTCGGGCAGCTGCCGGCCGAGCGCGGCGTGCAGCTCGTCGATGCCGGGAAGTTCGCGGTTGCGGGAGGCGTCCAGCTGCTTGCCCCAGCGGCGCAGCTGCCGGTCGAGGAAGCCCTCGGGGCGCCCGAAGTCGCCGAGGCCCACGGCCTGCGGGTCCACGGCGTGCAGCTCCACCAGGGTGTCGACCAGGCCCAGTACCGCCCTGCGGGTGCGCTCGGGGCCCAGCGGGGCGAGTTCCTCCACCGTGCGGTACGGGGTGCCCTCGACGTACTCCATGACGTAGAACGGCGAGCCGATGACCGTGTCGTCCTCGCAGAGCAGCAGGGTCTCGGGGACCGGGACGGCGGTCGGGTGCAGTGCGCTGATCACCCGGTGCTCGCGCTTCATGTCGTGCGCGGTGGCCAGGACATGGCCCAGCGGCGGCCGGCGGACGACCCAGCGGCCGGAGCCTTCCGTGTCCGTGACGACATAGGTCAGATTCGAGCGGCCGCCCTCGATGAGCCGGGCGTCGAGCGGTCCGTTCACCAGACCCGGCCGCTCGCGGTCGAGATGTCCGCGCAAGCGGTCGAGGTCGAGACCT
This genomic interval from Streptomyces sp. NBC_00464 contains the following:
- a CDS encoding phosphotransferase family protein → MSPVHPPGLDLDRLRGHLDRERPGLVNGPLDARLIEGGRSNLTYVVTDTEGSGRWVVRRPPLGHVLATAHDMKREHRVISALHPTAVPVPETLLLCEDDTVIGSPFYVMEYVEGTPYRTVEELAPLGPERTRRAVLGLVDTLVELHAVDPQAVGLGDFGRPEGFLDRQLRRWGKQLDASRNRELPGIDELHAALGRQLPDSPAPTVIHGDYRLDNVLIGSDDEIKAVLDWEMSTLGDPLTDLGLLVMYSSDLGLPESPVSTTSGAAGHPSPAELIERYAARSGRDTSGISWYTAFAWFKLAVILEGIHYRYTLGQTVGGGFDRIGDLVPVFIEHGLTTLQEG
- a CDS encoding acyl-CoA dehydrogenase family protein, whose amino-acid sequence is MDFAFDARTEELRAKLLTFMDEHVYPAEKTADEQREQLASPWDTPQVVEDLKAEARRQGLWNLFLPDAEYGAGLTNLQYAPMAEILGRSPQLAPTALNCAAPDTGNMEVLAQFGTEEQKKQWLEPLLAGEIRSAFAMTEPEVASSDATNIETRITRDGDEYVINGRKWYISGAMNPDCAIFIVMGKTDPDGEDIRRQQSQILVPRDTPGLTVKRAMKVYGYEDHYHGGHAEVVFDNVRVPATNLVGEEGGGFAIAQARLGPGRIHHCMRLIGMAERAIELMCRRAVSRDAFGKPLAQQGVVQNWIADARVTVEQLRLLVLKTAWLMDTVGNRGAHTEIQSIKIATPRAVVSILDQAVQLHGAGGVSQDFPLAELWAAARTLRLADGPDEVHQRSLARREIKKYL
- a CDS encoding LysR family transcriptional regulator, with amino-acid sequence MEIRRLRHFMAVITHGSFTAAARAELIVQSALSTSVRNLERELGADLFDRTGRRVVLTEAGRALLPSARTVLAGTDAARDAVAAVSGLATGRVRIGTIQTLTCVDLAAELASFHGLWPGVQISLREATTPELVAGVRAGELDLAYLAPDAAELPEGIVAFASWQEDLVLITAPGHRLATAGRTLIKDLADEPFVDFRAGTGLETAVRRLAAHCGLERRITCDVTQIRLLVDLVRAGIGVAIVPRRIGEDAGLPCVSIRQPEPGRTVVLVGRAPRPRNPAAEALLGRLAGSGP